The Coffea arabica cultivar ET-39 chromosome 2c, Coffea Arabica ET-39 HiFi, whole genome shotgun sequence genome includes the window ACTGTAGTAATTAGCGAAGctgcagaaattccaagaagAACAAGCAGaggaggtggaggtggaggtaAAGGCCTTATGGTTCTACGAGAAGGTTCCTAATCCTTGATGAAATACCGTCGTCATTGAAGCGGTGATGAATTGATGGTTGACTCGAAAATAAACGGTTGTGaaattactacttttttttatatttatttcttctttCGTGAATGGCAAGATAATGTAggaatatacattttttttaaagaaaaatttcagaaacctcccttgagatttttccTAATTGCAATTAGCCCCTCCCAAATTTCTGAAATCACACTTAGTGTCCTTCGACTGACAACCTTTGTGTGACATCATGGTCCCTTTAtgcaaagataatattaaaaaatatgctTAGGAAAGAGAGACATATTCTTTCAGTTTTGTCCTTTTGCaagtttatttttgaattttaggaGAGAATTCTCTTATACCGTCCGAATTTGGATaagaatttttatttgaaaaattaaattcaaatcgAATTTGGATAAAATCGGATCCACTAACGTACCAATTTTCCGGTGAACTTTGACGGAACTAGCAATTGCATTATCAGttctttaataaaaatggaTACTTGTGTTTCTAACGCTCGACGTGGCCTGCGGTGGCCCTTCACCAAAGCTTTAGAACATGAGGCTGTCGGAGGAACGACAAGGCACCGACCGACAGAGTGGTAGATGTCAATCGTCAAACTGCTGAAGTCCACAGAGTAAAAGCCAATTGAACGCTAACTGGGGTCAACTTGACTTCCATAGGAGGAACGACCCAGCTTGAGTCCCTGGAATTCTGCCTGGGCCGATCTCAGACCAATTTATGCGGTTCATGTTATAACATGGGCCAACAGGGGCTTAGCCAAGTCCAAATTAATGACCAGTGCGTACAGGGCCGCCACTGGTGGGAAATTTGGAATTAGGaccttgaaaaagaaagaaaaaaaaaaaaaaggagaagaagaatgGCCTTAACCGCCTTCACGTGCGAGTCCGGTATGGTTGCACGCGTCACAAGCACGACGCTTAGACTGTAAAATCAAAACCAGTGGACTTGGGGGGAACTGACTGGGGCTTACCCGTTTTCCAGTCACACCTAACCCCTTACCGCTTCTACTCTTCTTCTTATCCTCTTTTATCTCCTTTTAATCGACCGATTACCGAGATTCAATTACATCCCAGGCAcgtaaatttttctttgaattctTACGTAATATTGCATTTGTTCTCTGAAAATTCGTTTGCTATGTGCGAGAATTGATACTAGTACCACGTTTATACGTAATTTCCCCCACAACACGCATTCAATCTTGAAGCTTCAATATTTGTTTCAGCTGAAAATATTGGTATTATGCCGTTTCTTGATCGACTTCGAACCTGAATTCGCCATAAAAATTGTTATGAATTCTATCTAGTCTGCTAATTGGAATCTTTTCTGTTGTTGTGGCTCGGCTGGGCTCACTCTTTCGCCTGAATTAAATTATACAATGAAAGTCAATTAGGTTGCTGTGGCACTTGAGAGTTACTGTATAACGTGCCTTTTAGTGTTTGTATTTTTGttagtgtttttctttttcgggTTATTAAtccttaatttcttcatgtGCTCAATTATCTACAATGTTAGACAAGGTGCGGATAAAATGCTTGAAACTCAGTCTACAAAATACTGAAACTGACAACAGGAAGAATGATAGATTCTGGTTGTAAAGCGTGTAATAGCCTGCCTCTGCAGAACACGAGTAGTGGCATGCTAATTCTGATAATTGCTCGAAAAGAAACTAGTTCAAGCGGGGAAGAGAGctatgagatcattttatcaacacACAACACCATCCTCTATGGATAAGTTGAAGTGTAATAACCGGGTAAAGGAGGCATCTTCAATTTGGCTTGTCAATtttatttgaaacatcaaacaGCTGCAGATCTATTGTACTGTTGCTTTAATGAACatttttcaattgatgattcATACAGAATTTAAGGAAATTCTTTATACAGAATTTAAGGAAATTCTTAAATGCTAAATCTGCATGTCCTGAGTAGTACCATTCTTGCAACTATGGCAGCACTTGGGAAAAGTTGGATGGGTACTTTAAGAAGTAAGAATCAATACTAGTCGGTACCTGTCCAGTTGGGCACTTAAGATGGACAACTTGAGAAATGATAAGGGAAGAGCTTTTAGCATATGATTTAGTTACTCTTAATGAAATCATGTCTGGTCAAGGATTCATTCTGTTACTTTGTTGTGATACACACTAGTAAATTTAAAGACAGTTTATTTTACCCTATCTCGAGAGTACAGTTTGTATACCCAGAGTCGGTTATAGTAGAATTCTGGATGTATCTACTTCTTCCATCGCTTGCCTCTGCAGCTAGAATTCATCTGCTGTTTTAATGTTTTCCAAGTGGATGAAAGATGAAACAAGATAGAGAaagtaagaaacaaaaattttatttctatgtccaaccaaaagtgaaaaaccTTTCTAAATGCTCTGCTAgtttctttgttcttttctatttttccttccaaaatccTCTCGCCTCTCCAAGCCTATGTGTTTCTTTTCTCATGCATAAATACATGTTTGCCTTTGACTTTCTTAGTTTCGTTTCTACTACAAGGGGTGTGCTTGTCTTTACCATATAATCAACTGTTGTTGATCCTTAATCTCTTTACTCCTGAACAGGTTTCTGGATCTGATGGATATTTCTTCTTGAAAAATTGCAAACCTTGGGGTTTTTTGAGATCTGCCATTGCTGATTTAGTATTCACTGCCTTTGCAACATTTATGTGTTGAAGCAAGCGAGACTGCGAATATCTTCTTTGCTTGCTAGACTTTCATTGTACGAGTacataaattttgttttggagTCCACAATAAATTTGTGCTTATTGGACCACCTTATGCCAGAAGGTCCAATGGCAGTTGTCAAACCAGAGGTGGGTTAAATGGATTGTTTGTGATTTTTCCTATCTACTAAAAGAAATTGGAATAAGATCAAGCAGATGTAGATGACACTGTTTTAGGTCTGAATTTACTTTTCTTCTTAGAAATTGGACCccctttacctttttttttctagagTAGTATGGATGTCACTCACATGTTTCTGGATTTTGTTGGTGGAATGAATTGATGCTGATGTAAATGTTTCTAATGTGTTCTATACCTTTGTCTACTCCATGTTCGCCCTAGAATTCATTTGCTAGCTGCTGCTTATTTTCCTGCATGAATAGTTGAACGTATTCCTTGacttttttcccaaaaaaaattaatggtaAGTTTATTTAGTTGTTGCTTGGAACTGAGAATCCTGTATTGATTGTTTTTGAGTCCTGTTTGCCCAAGTTGATGGTTTATGCTCCTATCCTATAATTTGGTATGGCATTTTTAAGATGAGAGATTTCTTGCTGTTGGTTACATAGGTTGTTTCTATGagcattttcttgtttttgattttatttgttgGCTTCATTTTCTCATGCTGTTGTTGGTTCTCTTTGGATATATTGAGCATGTACCATTGGCCTTACTCATGTTGCTAATCTTTCCATAATGAAGATGAAGTCATACATCTGGCTCCAAACTACTGATGGTTCAATTCAACAAGTGGAAGAAGACGTTGCTATGTTTTGTCCTATGATATGCCGAGAAGTTCTTCAAACAGGCATGggatcatctaaaaattatgcTATCTCGCTTCCTCAACGTGTAAATCCTGCTATATTGGGATTAATACTTGACTACTGTCGGTTTCATCAAGTACCAGGCCGCTCTAATAAGGTTTACCCTGTTTTATGCTGCTTGCCCTCCTTCAAGAATTGTGGTTGTACAGATATCTTTCTCTTAGTTTCATTCTTATATATCTTAACTCATATATTGCGCGCCTGTTTTGCGGTGTTTTACTGTTTCTATTTTGATGTTCTGATGGCATTTGACTTTGTCTGTTGATTCTATGCAGGAAAGGAAAACTTTTGATGAAAAGTTTATCAAGTTAGATGCAAAAAAATTGTGCGAGTTGACATCTGCTGCTGATAGTCTCCAACTGAGGCCTCTGGTAGACCTTACAAGCCGTGCGCTTGCTCGGATGATTGAAGGAAAAACTCCGGAAGAGATACGTGAAACTTTCAATTTACCTGATGATCTAACAGAGGTATCTGCTGCTGGGATAAATAGGTATAGCCCAATGTGTTTTACTCATATTTAGGTACTTTCTGTTGCAGGAGGAGAAGTTGGAGCCTTTAAGAAATTTGACGGATGATCCACGCATTAGGCTTCTGAATCGGTTATATGCAAGAAAGAGGAAAGAATTAAAGGAGAGAGCAAAAGTAAAGGTACTTTGATGTTCTCCCCCCCCCctccctccaaaaaaaaaaaaaaaaccctggGTACTTCAGTTAACTTGCTTTTGGAGTGCCTGTAGGTTAAAATAATTAATCAACTTACACTGTAAAATGCAAGTGCAGGATATGTCTTGGTAATCAACTCCTCGTTTCTGAATCCTTAGTTTTGCACTAAGAATTGCACTAATGTTTCAGAATGTTGAGGTTGAAGAAGAGCAGCTTGTGGATGAACGCCCAGTTGATGAACTTTTGTCATTCATAAATGGAGACGGAGGTCTGCTTGAAAAGTTCTACATCttatttttggtgaaaacttgCTTTATCTTGttgaaaatcaagaaatgtACTTTGTAGTAGCTTGATTCCCCAGGCCCCTGGCGAGCTTATGTAACTGCATTTAGTCAGCTTTAGTAGCTTTATCTGCGATTTATGGATAGCTGATGCAGCCTTTGCTGCCATATTATGTTTTAAGTTTGTTTTGTCTTGTGCAATAGATGATATGTACATGATATTTCCTCTTTGCAAGTTAAGAATCTACTAAAAGTTCACTCCTTTCATGAATAACCCTGACCTAGAATTTGAAAACTTCAAGTTCTATCTGATCTGACAATTTTGCATGAGTCAtgtttgagtaaatttttttaGGCCATGTTTGAGTATATTTGCTTCTTCACTACAGTTATTGTTCCATGATGAAGCTCAGGATATCCTCTCTTGCAGAATCTAAAGGAGTAAAAGCTGctaagaacaaaaagaaaaacaggagGAGAAAAGACCTTTCTGGAAACTTCTCATCAAATGAT containing:
- the LOC113725004 gene encoding SKP1-like protein 21: MPEGPMAVVKPEMKSYIWLQTTDGSIQQVEEDVAMFCPMICREVLQTGMGSSKNYAISLPQRVNPAILGLILDYCRFHQVPGRSNKERKTFDEKFIKLDAKKLCELTSAADSLQLRPLVDLTSRALARMIEGKTPEEIRETFNLPDDLTEEEKLEPLRNLTDDPRIRLLNRLYARKRKELKERAKVKNVEVEEEQLVDERPVDELLSFINGDGESKGVKAAKNKKKNRRRKDLSGNFSSNDSNCNQFKEPNHLPSGYLIGDIDSATSQSKSAVFQDSASVTFSPKLEFDNELDPAMEEELDREVEDFARRLNSVWPERMQEMLSLGQERRPVPVSLNGNGAVK